The following nucleotide sequence is from Patescibacteria group bacterium.
CCGGCAAGTATCAAATTTGTGTTTGGCCACCACACTGCCTTATTGGCACCTGGGGCCACAATGTCCAGTCTGATGTTAATAACGCGCTGCAACGATGGTCTGGTAAAGAGTTTGCTGTGGTTGACTATGTGACCAAGGGATCCAATCCTTGGACAGAGCATTATGGCGCTATGCAAGCAGAAGTGCCTGATCCCACTGATCCAACCACGGCATTGAATACTGACTTTCTCGCCATGTTGTCGGAAGCAGATATAGTAATTGTAGCCGGTGAAGCGTTAAGCCACTGCGTGAAGGAAACTGTTACGCAGATTGCTGATAACATTGGTGATGAGCATGTCAGAAAATTCCATATCCTGACAGATTGCTCCAGCCCGGTTGCGGCAGTTCCTGGTGGTCCAAATTTTCCGATCATTGCCCAGGATTGGCTCAGGGAGATGCAAGGACGCGGAATGTCTTTGACTACTTCTGTTGAATTTTTGACCTGATCATTTCTTGCTCCAAAAACGGTCAAATAACTTGGACTACTAACCTACCTTAAAAGGAGGATGACATGCCACGTCTTATGGCTGGTGATACAATGGAAATTGGCAACATTAGTGGAATGCAGGGATTCAAGTTTTCCGGTGTACGAACCGAGCATCTTGGTGCCACCGAATATACTGTGGTTACTGTTGCGGTTGACGAAACCGGTTCGATTCAGGAATTCCAGAACGACCTGCTTAAATGCTTGATTGCTGCGGTTGAATCCTGCAAAAAGTCACCGCGTTCGGATAACCTCCTGTTGCGCGTTATTAAATTCTCCACCGCCTTTTCTGGCGGCGTGAAAGAATTGCATGGATTCAAACCGCTGGCTGACATCGATCCGCAGAACGACTATGCACAGTTGTGGCCAGGCGGTCAAACCCCGCTTTATGACGCTACCTTTTCTTCGGTTGGAGCAACGATCGCTTATGCTGAAAAACTGATGGCAGATGATTTTCTGGTCAACGGGATCGTTTTCGTGATTACAGATGGATTAGAATACCCGTTGCCGCCCAACAATCCCTCATCAGCTACCCCAGCTATGATTAAGAGAGAGGTTGAAAAAGCTATCGTTGGTGAAAATATCGAATCACTGGTAACTGTGTTGATCGGTATCAATGCTGGCCAATATTTGCAGGAACTCACAACCTTCCAGCAAAACGCCGGCATTGACAAATACATTGATGCGGGCGATGCGACCAAAGGCAAGCTAGCGAAATTGGCTGAATTTGTATCACAGTCGGTATCAAGCCAATCCCAAGCCCTGGGAACCGGAGGTCCGAGCCAGAACATCTCTGCAAAGATATAGTCGAGGCGAAATAGCGTTAATGGGAAGATGATGGACAAATCCGTTGTCTTCCCGTTTTTATTTTGGAGGTGAAAATTATGATTCAACTACATACTGATCATTATTTCCATATCGGAAACAAACATCTGATCACTGGGAAGCCTTGCCAAGATTATGCTATCTCAGATGTACATAATAACGTTGCTTTGGCAGTAGTCTCAGATGGGTGTTCAACTGGTAGACATACAGATGTTGGGTCTAGAATTCTCGCCTTATCTACAGCAACTGCTATCCGCGAACATTGGACTATTAGCTGTGATGCGCTTGGCGAAGCTGTTCCACAAGAAATCAGTTTACGTCAAAGAATAGTGTTGTCTGGAACGCGCCAGGCACTGGGATTACAGCTGGACGATATGCTGGCAACCTGTGTTTATGCCTACGTCTCACCATCAGGTGGCTTCGTTCATGTACAGGGAGATGGTGTTGTCGCTTTTAAATATCGGAGTGGAGGCATTGATATGTTCCGATTGGAGTGGGAAGACAATATCCCCTATTATCCAGCATACTATGAAGGGCGACTACCCAAATTTATTGAAAATCATGGCGGTGATTTGAATGCTTTACGATTAAGCCGAGAGAACTGTGCGTGGACACCTAATGAGGGATTCACGACATCCGACACAGATAGTTACACTCTTAGTGGAGGAATTCGGGGCATTACGATTGACTTGCCCGCGGAACTCTTGTCTCAAGACCTTGAATTCATAGCTGTCTTTTCTGATGGCGTAGCGCAGATTGAAAAACTTGACTGGAAAAAAGCTGTTGTGATATTTATGGCGTTCAAAAACAAGATTGGCGAATTTGCAAAACGCCGAATGATCCGCGGGATTAAAGATGCGCAAAAAGACGGCAAAGGCCTTCTCGATGATATTGCATATGCGGTTATTCGGGTAGAGCAATCCGAAACCGAAGGGGCCCAAAATGCAAAAGACTAAAGGCAATCTTAGTGTTGTCCTAGATGGACGTGGGCCATTAACACTTCGGCCCAATGACTATCAAGCAACTGGGGGAGAAGGTTCAGTCTATAAAGCCTCTGGGACAGCGATAAAAATTTTCCACGAACAAAAAAGGGTTCTGTGGAATAATGTCGATGGAAAAGTAGCTTTCTTCCGAGCGAATCCTCATCCTTATGTTGTTTTTCCCTTGGGACGGGTTATGACATCTTCGGGAGAAACGATTGGCTACTACATGAAGTTCGTAAATGGAGAACCGATTGCGAGGGTTTTTACTAATGACTTTCGCAAAAGAACAGGATTTAGTAATGATAAGGCTTCGCTGTTGATAGATCGGATGCGCGACATAGTAATGTATGCGCACGAGAGAGACGCCTTACTTATTGACGCAAATGAGCTTGGTTATTTTGTGGTTAACAACAATTCTCAAGAGCCTGAGCCCAGAATTATAGATGTTGACTGTTGGGTTATTGACGACAAATGGCCTCCTAGTTGTCCTATAATGCCTTCTATACGAGATTGGCATGTAAGACAAGGTAAACAGTGGAACGAAGGAACGGACTGGTTTGCTTGGGGGGTGGTAACTTTCCAAGTATATACTGGTATTCATCCATACAAAGGAACCCTAATTGGCTATAAACGGAATGAATTAGAAAGAAGGATGCGAGATAACGCATCAGTATTCACAAATAATGTTCGGCTCAACAAAGCTGTTCGGGACTTCTCGTGCATCCCTGGTCATTTGCTTGACTGGTACGTAGCGACCTTTCAAAGCGGAGAACGGACAATCCCGCCTTCACCCTTTGAGACCGGCGTTGCTACAACTCAAGTTGCTCGAGTACTACACGCTATTACAACCGCGACTGGAATACTAGTTTTCGACAAACTGCTTGGCAAAATAGGGGTTCAGGTTATTCGATTTTTCCCTTGTGGTGTCGCTTTGTTAGAATCTGGTAAGCTCATAGACGTTTCTAAGAGTCGGCAAATCGGCATAGCCCAATCTCGCGATTGTGAGATAGTGAAAGTACAAAATGGCTGGCTAAAGACGGATCTTGAGGATGGGAATATTAGATTCTTCCATATCAATGAGGTAAGCCTGGATGAAAAGGAAATGACGTTGAATCTCAATGGTCATCAATTGCTTCGTTATGGAAACCGTTTGTTTGTAGTGACGGACAGGGGATTAACAGAGATGACCCTGAAAGTTTTAGGTAAGCCGATCCTGTCTGTTGGCCAAACGTGGGGGGTGATGATAAACTCTACTCGCTGGTTTGATGGAGTTGGTATTCAGGATACTATGGGAGCAACGTATGTTATTGCACCCTTTAGTGACAATTCTTGCGCTCAAATTCGTGTCCGAGAACTCGATGGGTTGAAGCCAATCATGGCCAAAGCCGGCAATAGATTTATTACAGTGATTGCCTTGGATGGTAATGGCGTTTATCAAAAAATTGAATTGACAATGGATCGAGGATACAGTAGCTATAAGGTGTGGCAAGAAGCTACTGATAGCCCGGATTTGAATATCGCCATTTTACCTAAGGGCGTATGCGCCACGATCGTCAATGATGGAGAGCTGGATATTTTTGTGCCAACGTCTGGTACGTTCAACAAGATTCAAGATAAGTATGTTTTAACAGATATGGCTCTTGCTAACTGGGAAAACAAAGTTGTGTATATTCAAAATGGCGAGCTATGGAGTGTAAGGATGTCTGGCAAATAATTGATCTTTCGTCTTGGAAACCGGAGGGAAATCGCCAGGTGGTGATTTCCCTCCGCATCTTTTTCGAAGCCCCAGAAAATTGTAACTAAAAATAATTTAGTTACAGATTTCTTGCCTTAATTTAGATTAAGGTAGGCGCACATTCAAATAATATATCATCTATCATCTTGAACAAAGGAGGCAGAGATGCCGATTATCCAATCGTTGCTTGATTTAGACCAGTATAAATTAACAATGGGTGGATTTGTTCGGAAGCGCTACCCCGACGTGCCAGTAAAGTATGGTTTCACTAATAGGACAACTAGTATTTTTCTGTCACAACATATTGATGAAGGTAGGCTACGGGAAGAGTTTGACCATGCCCGAACCCTATCCTTCATGGATGATGAACTTGACTATGTAGGGAATATGACCGTCAACAATAAGTCAATGTTCTCGTCTGCATTTATTGAATTCTTAAGGAACTACTATTTGCCAGAGTACGACATAGAGAAGGTCGACGATACTTATAGGATTGAGTTTACCGGTCCATGGAAAGAAACTATTTACTGGGAAACAATCGCCCTTTCAATCATTAACGAGCTTTTCGGTGAAGCTTGGATTAAAGATCAAGGGCTATCGCTGGATCGGGTAGTTGGGAGGGGTTGCCGTCGACTTAGAGAAAAAATCGCAATCCTCAAGAAATATCCTGGTATTAAGTTTATAGAGTTTGGCACTCGCCGGCGCTTTACTGGCTGGTGGCAAGGTTATGTCTTAAGAGTCTTGCTTGAGGAAATTCCAAACCAAGTATTGGGGACATCCAATGTGCTGCTTGCTAAAAAATTGGGGATCCCCGCAATGGGCACCCAGGCCCATGAGCTCTTTATGATTATGTCTGGCGTTATGCGTGGGGGTGATGAAAAAATACGCGCCTCCCAAAATAGGGTTTTGGAAGAATGGTGGGATGAATATGGGTATGACTTGTCAATTGCTCTTCCTGATACCTTTGGCTCAGATTTCTTTCTCCAAACCACGCCAGAGCAAATAGCCCAAGAATGGAAGGGGTTTCGGCAGGACTCTGGAGACCCAAAGGAGTTTGGTGAAAAAGCAATCAAGTTCTACGAATCATATGGGGTGAATCCTAAAACCAAGTTGGTTGTCTTCAGCGACGGTCTGGATATATATAAAATCGTGGAGCTCTATAATCACTTCCAGGGAAGGGTTATTCCATCGTTTGGTTGGGGAACCAATCTTACTAACGACCTCGGGCTACCGACCTTATCACTTGTTGTTAAAGCGATTGGAGCTTGTGGTTGTGGTCTGGTTAAGCTCTCTGATAACTTGGCTAAGGCCATCGGTAAACCAGAAGATATTGAGCTTTACAAGCGGATCTTCGGTTATACAGGGACAATGTACGAAAAGGTAAGTTATTAGTTTTTGCTGGTGGAGGGAAGCGCTCTTTCTCTCCACCATTCTTTTCTCAAATCATTCAATACTATAATATATTACATAATGTATTACGTAATAAACGTAAATGATTTAAACAAGGAGAAAATTCGTTGACAATTCAATAACACCAGCCACAAAGGAGGAGCCTCGTGGAACAATGGAAGCCAGAAACATGGAAAAGCTCCTACATAGAGCAATTCCAGAAACTGCGATGTTTTGAGGATGTTTGGAATATAGTATCACCAATAAAAAAAGATTCCAAAGAAATTTCCGAGTCCATGAGCGTTGTCGTGCGAGTGCGAAATCTGGTCCTGCCTGAACCTGGGCGGTATACAGTGTATGACATCTGCGCTGGAAATGGTTTAACCGGGATTATTATCGCTTTTTTACTGCCGGTAAAATCAGTGATTGCTGTGGATATTAGGCGCCGCGACAGGCCCTGGGAATTGGCGCGAGGATTCTCCTATCAAGAGCGCGACCTCCGCGAGCTTACACCGGCTTTTTTTGAAAAGGATTCGATTATAGTGGGTGTCCACGCCTGTGGGATTCTGTCGCAAAAAATCATTGAACTCTACAACACAAGCAGGGCCAAGCATCTTATTCTGATGCCTTGTTGTAACGGCAAAATAGATGGGATGCTGCAGTTTATGGGAGATACGTGCGGCAATTATGCGGCTTGGTCCCTGCAATTGGGGCTGTTGTGTAAAGGCAAGGTGCGAATAAAACAAGATAAAAAAATTATATCACCCAAAAATCTCGTAATCACCGCTCATAAGGAAAGATAAAATTATGTTTCTTAAGCCGCCAAGCGAAATAGTTAAACGATTAGCAGAACCCGCCACAAAGTAGAGCCGCTCCATGGCATGGATTGCGAGACTCTAAGGGGGGGCTTATTGGAATGATGCCTTGACCCCACCCAACATCTACTAAATAATAGTAGTAAGGGCGGGGTCTTTTTTTTAGCTCAAGGTTGCCAAAAGGCCTATTTTTTGCTATGATCAAAACAATTATAATTAATTTTATACGAATGGATGCGAATTTGTAGATTCGGATTCACCCCGTGAAATATTGCTTTTAGCAATTTCATTGGGTACATTCGTAGATTTGGATTGTATCTTTATGAAAAATCTATTCAAAAACTTCATCATCCTCTTTATCATCTTCATTGTGATTGCGGGAATTTTCAGTATGTACAATAATCCCACTAAAGACGCAACCGAAGTTACGATTGATACTATTCTTAAAAAAATTGAGGCCGAAGAAATAGACCGAGTTGAGGTGGAGGGAGAAAAAGTCAAAGCCTTTGCTAATGATGGTGTTGTTTTGGTCTCCTATAAGGAGCCGATGCAATCTTTGACAGAACTTTTTGATAACTACAACCTAACGCCAGAGAAAATCCAAAAACTCAAAATTAGCATTAAAACCTCAACTGGCTTATCCTTTTGGGTTTCAAGCGTCTTGCCGTTTTTACTCCCCCTGCTTATTATCGGCCTTTTTATATTTTTGATGGCCCGGCAAATCCAAGGCGCTAATAACCGCGCTATGATGTTTGGCCAGGCTAATTCTAAAGAAATTAACCCCAAGGACAAAAAGAAAAAAACCACGTTTTTAGATGTGGCTGGGGCTCGCGAAGCTAAAGAAGAACTTTTGGAAGTAGTGGAATTCTTGCGCAACCCCAAGAAGTTCACTGTCTTGGGCGCCAAGGTTCCTAAGGGGGTTTTGTTAATCGGGCCAACCGGAACCGGTAAAACCCTTTTAGCCCGAGCCATTGCCGGCGAAGCCAATGCGCCTTTTTATCATATTTCCGGCTCGGAGTTCGTAGAGATGTTTGTGGGCGTGGGGGCTAGCCGTGTCCGTTCGCTTTTTCAAAAAGCCAAAAAAGCCGCGCCAGCAATTTTATTTATTGATGAAATTGACGCTGTGGGCCGGCAACGAGGCACAGGCTTGGGCGGCTCCCATGATGAACGAGAACAAACTTTAAACCAAATTTTAGTAGAAATGGATGGTTTTGAGCCTCACGCTAATGTCATTGTTATCGCGGCTACTAATCGGCCAGACGTGCTGGACCCGGCCCTGCTCCGGCCCGGCCGTTTTGACCGCCGGATTATTGTTGACTTGCCAGACATTAATGACCGGGAGGCAATTCTTAAAGTCCATGCGAAAAACAAACCTTTGGCTAAAAACGTTGCTTTAAGAGTCATTGCCGAACATACCCCGGGTTTCTCCGGCGCAGATTTGGAAAACCTTTTAAACGAAGCGGCGATTCTCGCGGCCAGGCAAAATAAAAAGCAAGTTGAGATGCAGGAAATTTTAGAAAGTATTGAAAAAGTGCTGCTCGGACCCGAGCGCAAAAGCTATGTTTTAAACAAAAAAGAAAAAGAAATTACTGCTTACCACGAAGCTGGCCATGCTTTGGTAGCCCATATGCTGCCGCATACTGATCCAGTCCGCAAAATTTCTATTATCTCTCGGGGCCAGGCGGCTGGTTATACTTTAAAACTTCCGGAAGAAGAGAAAAGACTCCACAACAAATCAGAGTTTACCGAAGAGCTGGCGACTCTTTTGGGCGGCTGGGTTACAGAAAAAGAGGTCTTTGGCGAAGTGACTACCGGCGCCCGGTCTGATCTTAAGCAGGCTACTAAATTGGCTCGGAAATTAGTAATGGAATACGGGATGAGCGATGAGCTCGGGCCCCAGACTTTTGGAGAAAAAGAAGAGTTAATATTTTTAGG
It contains:
- a CDS encoding SAM-dependent methyltransferase, which translates into the protein MEQWKPETWKSSYIEQFQKLRCFEDVWNIVSPIKKDSKEISESMSVVVRVRNLVLPEPGRYTVYDICAGNGLTGIIIAFLLPVKSVIAVDIRRRDRPWELARGFSYQERDLRELTPAFFEKDSIIVGVHACGILSQKIIELYNTSRAKHLILMPCCNGKIDGMLQFMGDTCGNYAAWSLQLGLLCKGKVRIKQDKKIISPKNLVITAHKER
- the ftsH gene encoding ATP-dependent zinc metalloprotease FtsH; this translates as MKNLFKNFIILFIIFIVIAGIFSMYNNPTKDATEVTIDTILKKIEAEEIDRVEVEGEKVKAFANDGVVLVSYKEPMQSLTELFDNYNLTPEKIQKLKISIKTSTGLSFWVSSVLPFLLPLLIIGLFIFLMARQIQGANNRAMMFGQANSKEINPKDKKKKTTFLDVAGAREAKEELLEVVEFLRNPKKFTVLGAKVPKGVLLIGPTGTGKTLLARAIAGEANAPFYHISGSEFVEMFVGVGASRVRSLFQKAKKAAPAILFIDEIDAVGRQRGTGLGGSHDEREQTLNQILVEMDGFEPHANVIVIAATNRPDVLDPALLRPGRFDRRIIVDLPDINDREAILKVHAKNKPLAKNVALRVIAEHTPGFSGADLENLLNEAAILAARQNKKQVEMQEILESIEKVLLGPERKSYVLNKKEKEITAYHEAGHALVAHMLPHTDPVRKISIISRGQAAGYTLKLPEEEKRLHNKSEFTEELATLLGGWVTEKEVFGEVTTGARSDLKQATKLARKLVMEYGMSDELGPQTFGEKEELIFLGREISEQRNYSEKVAEQIDKEVAKFIGQAQKQAQETITQNKEKLEKIVKALLKKETIDRKEFEKLME
- a CDS encoding protein phosphatase 2C domain-containing protein → MIQLHTDHYFHIGNKHLITGKPCQDYAISDVHNNVALAVVSDGCSTGRHTDVGSRILALSTATAIREHWTISCDALGEAVPQEISLRQRIVLSGTRQALGLQLDDMLATCVYAYVSPSGGFVHVQGDGVVAFKYRSGGIDMFRLEWEDNIPYYPAYYEGRLPKFIENHGGDLNALRLSRENCAWTPNEGFTTSDTDSYTLSGGIRGITIDLPAELLSQDLEFIAVFSDGVAQIEKLDWKKAVVIFMAFKNKIGEFAKRRMIRGIKDAQKDGKGLLDDIAYAVIRVEQSETEGAQNAKD
- the pncB gene encoding nicotinate phosphoribosyltransferase is translated as MPIIQSLLDLDQYKLTMGGFVRKRYPDVPVKYGFTNRTTSIFLSQHIDEGRLREEFDHARTLSFMDDELDYVGNMTVNNKSMFSSAFIEFLRNYYLPEYDIEKVDDTYRIEFTGPWKETIYWETIALSIINELFGEAWIKDQGLSLDRVVGRGCRRLREKIAILKKYPGIKFIEFGTRRRFTGWWQGYVLRVLLEEIPNQVLGTSNVLLAKKLGIPAMGTQAHELFMIMSGVMRGGDEKIRASQNRVLEEWWDEYGYDLSIALPDTFGSDFFLQTTPEQIAQEWKGFRQDSGDPKEFGEKAIKFYESYGVNPKTKLVVFSDGLDIYKIVELYNHFQGRVIPSFGWGTNLTNDLGLPTLSLVVKAIGACGCGLVKLSDNLAKAIGKPEDIELYKRIFGYTGTMYEKVSY